A genomic segment from Aegilops tauschii subsp. strangulata cultivar AL8/78 chromosome 1, Aet v6.0, whole genome shotgun sequence encodes:
- the LOC141027978 gene encoding ethylene-responsive transcription factor ERN3-like: MPSHCRGSSGYCGVRQRPSDAFDAEIRSGDVRLGLGTFETAHEAARAYDAAVWRLGRPRPQMNFQKVWTCEQAQAVAPPSLLITNADRQEHHRHQCHLLNALADERAMAEWRQCHPEDVANKNAFWAERRARRRVEWANMRRRKALVISQCDL; this comes from the coding sequence atgCCATCGCACTGCCGGGGATCTTCGGGCTACTGTGGCGTCCGCCAGCGCCCCTCCGACGCCTTCGACGCTGAGATTCGGTCcggcgacgtccgcctcggcCTTGGCACGTTCGAGACTGCgcacgaggccgcccgcgcgtacgacgcggcggtgtggcgcctcGGGAGGCCTCGCCCGCAGATGAACTTCCAGAAAGTCTGGACGTGCGAGCAGGCGCAGGCCGTCGCCCCTCCTTCGTTGCTAATAACTAACGCCGACCGTCAGGAACACCATCGGCATCAGTGCCACCTCCTCAACGCCCTGGCGGATGAGCGAGCCATGGCGGAGTGGCGCCAGTGCCACCCAGAGGACGTCGCCAACAAGAACGCCTTCTGGGCGGAGAGGAGGGCAAGGCGGCGCGTGGAATGGGCGAACATGCGTCGTCGGAAGGCACTGGTGATATCGCAGTGCGATCTGTGA